The genomic window TCACGTTGTGGGGGACATTCGTCCATAATCTGGTGGAGGCGCGGATGCGGGACCCTTCCGCTCCTGCACTTCCGTTATTGCCTCCCGGTCTTGCGGAGTTGGATGAGAAGTCATGGAACCTCTTGGTCTCCGATGGGGAGCGGCTCTGTGGAGCGTTCCTTGCCCAACCGTGGTATCTGTCTGAGGTCGCGCCGTATCCGGTGGAGACGGAGGTGCGGTTCTTCTCCCATGAAACGATGGATGGGGAGGCTGTGGTGGTGGAGGGCGCGGTGGATGTACTGGTGCATCGGCCGGACCATCTGCTGGTGCTGGATTTCAAAACGGACCGGTTGGATGACGCGGTTGTCCATGCCGGGCAATTAGGGTTGTACCGGAGGGCGATGGAGCGGGTGTATCACCAGAAGGTGCGTACCGCAATCGTGTACCTCAGGGATTCCGCATCCCCCCGGTGGATCGAAGGAGAGGCGGAATGACCAAGCAGGCGGTGGAGGCGTGTCTGCTCCGGGGTGTCTGTGGCGGGCTGGTCGTCCATCAATGGGATGGGAAGGCGGAGATGGTTCTCTCCGATCGTCCGCTCAATCGTTCCTCCGTTCCCTTATGGCACGAGGAGATGGCATCACGCTGTTCCCAGAGCCTGTTGTATCCCGCCACGGTGGGGTTCTCTGATGGATCAGCCTTTTCACTGGGGACCAACTACGATGAGGCGTGTTCCGCTCTGGGCGTCTCCTCAATCTTTGATCTTCCTCCCAGCGACGCGATGGAAGACGTGGTGCGGGACAAGGTGGCCATTTTGTTCGGGTGTCCTGCAACACTTGTCCGGCTTCTGCACGAGATGGGAGCGTTTCTGGTTCTGGTCGGAGAGGGTTCCCAGGAGCTTTCTTTCTCGTTGAACGAGGAGGCGTGCATCACCGTGTCGCTTGCCCATCCGGATGATGGGGCGTTGGTCGACTGGCTTGCATCCCAGACGGGTGGCGCCGACTTCGTGGTCCGGCATGGATCCCCTGTCGATGCCGATCTCCCTTCGATGATGGAGCTGTGCGGAGGAATCACATTCTCTCTGATGGGAGAGGAAGACCATACCGCACCATCAGGTGTGGTACGGATTCCCTTGGGGGATCCCAAACGGATGATGCGGGATATCTGCGGAGTGTTCCGAAGAATCTGATTTCAGCCAAGGGCCTTCACGGCCCGTTCCATCCGTTTCAAGGCTCCGATGATGTTCTCTCTCCGTACTCCGTAGTTGAACCGGACGAACTGCCGGTAGGAGTTTCCGCCAAACCAGGTTCCGTCATTGACGGCCACCGAAGCTCGTTGTCCGAAGAACCGGCTGAGAAGACCTCCCGCCGGGGATTTCTCGGGATCGTACAGGTCGGGGTTTGCCATGGCGTCCTGCTCGACCATCGGAAGGATTGGCGCGCAGTCAATGAATCCGATGAACGATGCCTGGGGGCGGATGAACGTCAGAGAGGGAAGGTGCTGGCGGAAGTACGATTCGATGGTATCGCAGTTGCCTTCCAGGTAAGGGATCAACTCCATCAGCCAGGGATAGCCGGAACGATAGGCGGCGATGGCGGCTGTGGTGGAGAAGAACGAAGTCTCGCCGCTGAACAGCTGGGACATCCTTCTCCGGAGTGTCTTGCGGATCATCTCGTCATGGGTCACGACGACGGAGAAATGCTCGCCGGCGATGTTGAACGTCTTGGATGGCGCCATGCAGGTGACGGCGCGCACATCATAGTTGTCCGCCACTTCCAGAAGCGGAACGTGGTGCCCAAAGGCCAGGTCTGCGTGGATCTCGTCACAGATGATCATCGTGTGGTGCTTCTTGGCGATCTCGCAGAGCCTCTGGAGATCCGCTTCGGGAAAGTCCACGCCGGAGGGATTCTGTGGGTTGCAGAAGATGATCATCTTGGCATTCTGGCAAAGAAGGTCCAACGCCTCCCAATCCAAGGAGAACCGGTGGGTGGGGGAATCATAGGTCAACGGCCAGCCGACGAGGGTGCGCTCCAGATTCTTCACGATGCGGATGAACGGCTGGTAGGCGGGCATCGGCACGATGACTCCGTCTCCCGGCTGGGTCAGCGTCTCCACCATCATGGCGATGCTGGTCAGCATTCCCTGGCAGATGACCACCTCTTCTTGTGGAACGGTCCAGCCGTGACGCCGCTGGGCCCAGGCGCAGAAGGTCTCACGGTTCCCATCGAAGTGGGGGTATCCGTAGGTGCCGCTTTCCGCCGCCTTGACCATTTCCTGCTGGATCTCCGGCGCGACACGGAAATCCATGTCTGCCACCCAGAAGGGTTCCGCGTTTCGGTTCCCCGCGATGGACGCGATGGCGTCCTCGTTCCATTTGACGGAAAGCGTGCCTTTCCGGT from Sphaerochaeta sp. includes these protein-coding regions:
- a CDS encoding aminotransferase class I/II-fold pyridoxal phosphate-dependent enzyme; its protein translation is MYDFDQAVNRKGTLSVKWNEDAIASIAGNRNAEPFWVADMDFRVAPEIQQEMVKAAESGTYGYPHFDGNRETFCAWAQRRHGWTVPQEEVVICQGMLTSIAMMVETLTQPGDGVIVPMPAYQPFIRIVKNLERTLVGWPLTYDSPTHRFSLDWEALDLLCQNAKMIIFCNPQNPSGVDFPEADLQRLCEIAKKHHTMIICDEIHADLAFGHHVPLLEVADNYDVRAVTCMAPSKTFNIAGEHFSVVVTHDEMIRKTLRRRMSQLFSGETSFFSTTAAIAAYRSGYPWLMELIPYLEGNCDTIESYFRQHLPSLTFIRPQASFIGFIDCAPILPMVEQDAMANPDLYDPEKSPAGGLLSRFFGQRASVAVNDGTWFGGNSYRQFVRFNYGVRRENIIGALKRMERAVKALG